The stretch of DNA ACGTGACCGAGCACATGATTTATGACCCGTTCGTGATGCCGGTGGAGCCGGGCAGCAGCGACGACGCGGCGCGCGGCCATTTCTACGCTTACCTAATCGAACTATTCGCTCTCGACAGGCTGGAGCGAATCGCCGCGCAAGAGCGCCTGTCAGGGCGGACGCTCGGAAATCTGATATTGCCGTACTTCGCTATGTCTGCGCAGGACATGGACGAAATCTCGCGTGAATCCGCGAACGTCGTCGCGGAAGCGCTGATCGAGCGTGTCCTGACGGTCAAGAACATCGACGGCGTGCGCTGTCTCGTTGCACCTCGTGTCGCGATCGCCGCCGTCGGCACGCGTCCTTTGCGTATCTCACAATTTCCACCATTATGACGACACATCACCTCGACACGCTGCGGCGTGATGGCTACGTGCTGATGCCGGGCGTACTCGGTGCCGCAGCGTTGCCCACCATCAAGACAGCAGCGAAGCATATTCTCGACGCCCACGGCAGCGATACGATGCGACCGAGCGATTTACTCGCTGATCCTGACCTAACTTCCGCGCTCTTCTCGACGCGCGTTCGTACGACCATTAGTGCGCTTTTTGGCCCGTCGCAGACACTGTACCTGTATCCGAACTTCACCATCCGCAACAACCTCTACATCAACTGGCACACTGACGATTTCTTCCTCGATGCGCCGCTCGAGAAGGCGTCTGCGCTGCCGTCGCTGTTCATGTTCAACGTATACCTGCAGGGGAACTCGCTCGACGCGGGTGGCGGGCTTGACGTCCAATCTGGCACGCACCGTCTGCCGAAAAGCGAACGGCAGGCACGCGCCCAAGCTGACGGGCCAGCGCCTGAACACTTCGTTGCGTCAGGCGCTGGCGACCTCATTGTGTTCGACTACCGAGTCGTACATCGCGGCACGATACCTGCTGGTACCGTACGCCCTGACCGGATGGCGCTGCAGTGGACGATGTCGACCTCCGACGACGTCGCAGCGGTATACCTCGCGTACTTGCAGATACGCGCGTCGCGCAAGCTCCATATCTCCGATTTCACTCGGCATCGCGCGCAGGAATTCTTCGACGATCTGCCGCACATCCGCGCGCCTGCGTTGATCGAACGTTTCAGCCCAGCATTCTTCGATAGCCAGCTACGCTTCGCCGACATGGCCACCTACCTCCGGGAGGAGCCCCGATGAATCTCGCGCGTTACATCTTGCGGGCGTTGCATCAGGAAGGCATCGATTACTTTTTCATGGTTCCTGGCAAGCTGATCAATCCTTTCATGTCGTGTTATGCGCGCGACTACTGTGAGGCAATCCAGCCGGTCGTCGCGGCCTTCGAGGGGGGCGCGGCCATGATGGCGGACGGTTATGCGCGGGCATCTGGACGTTTTGGGGTAGCGATCATGCTTGATGGCCCTGGCGTGGCGAATGCAGTCGGAGCCCTCGCCAATGCGTTCGCCGATGGTTACCCCGTACTCTTGCTCGCTGGGCAGATTCCGCAGCACTACGAGATGATGGGCGCACTGCAGGATTCAACTCAATCGGGCCTGAATCTCGCGGCCGTGCTCGCCCCGCTGACGCGCCATTCGTTCCATGTCCGCCATGTTGAGAACGGTTCACGCTATCTACGCGAAGTCGTAAAGGGAATGTATGCACCGGACGCCGCGCCCGCCTATCTCGCGATTGCGAAAGACGTGCTACTGCAGGAGCCGGTAGACACCTACCGACCGATCGGCGAGACGCTCAAGCGCCCGCACATTGCCGACGTCGAGGCGATCTGCGCGTTCGTCGATATGCTCGAACCGGACAGCCGGATCGCGATCCTCGCTGGCGGACGCGCGAACCGCCCGGTCGTGACGACCAAGCTGATTGCGCTGTCAGAGCGCGATCAAATTCCGGTCGCCGCAACGGTCAGTTCCAAGGGGGTGTTCCCGGAAACTCATCCGCACTATCTCGGCGTCTATGGCTATTCCGGCCACCGTCGCGCGCTCGATACACTGCTGGGCGATCCGCCTGACGTGCTGATCCTGCTCGGTTTTGACACAACGCAATGGACGACCCTCGTCTGGGAGCGCGGCATCAAGCCCGCGAAGTATCTGCTGCAGGTCGGTACGAAACCAAGCGACCTCGATTTCATCCTTCAGGCCGATGGCGCGATCGTAGCTGACGAGGAGGTGTTCCTTGACACGCTACTGCAGAGCAATGCGTTAGCACCGATGCGTCAAGCAGGCGTGCTCTACATCGAACGCAGTGGAAAAAGCCCGCTATTCTATGATTATGATGCGGTTGACGATGACAAGCTACATCCGGCAGATGCAATCACCGCGATTCATGCGCAGTTCAGTGAGCGCATCTGCGTCGTCGATTCCGGTAATCACCGTTCGTTCGCGACCCACTACTGGTTGTCACCGCGCGCCCAATGTTTTTTTTCTGCGAACACAATCTGCTCGATGGGGTGGGCGATACCGGCATCGATCGGCATCCATCTGGCGCGGCGAGAGCCGTGTGTGGTGATCACCGGCGATGGTTGCATGCTGATGCATGGCACGGAAATCCAGACCGCAGTTCGATACCACGCGGACATCGTTTACATCGTCTTCAATAACGCGTATTACGGCGCGACCTACTTCAACAACCGGAACAATATCGCCGAGATGAGCCAGTTGCCGACGCACGATTGGGTCAAGTTTGCGGAAGCATTCGGTGCGCGGGCGAAGCGGGTGTCTACGCTGCATGAACTGCAGAAAACGCTGGATGAAATCCGTGACCAACCCGGGCCGTTTGTGATTGACTTGATCTGCAGCCATCTACCTGACACGCCTGCCAGCGAATACAAGACGCGCGTGCGCCACGCCGAGGTGCTGTGAATGCCTGAGAACCGCACGTCATCCAAGACCGCGATCTTTCTTTCGTGCTTCCTACTGGTCACGGGACTGACGGCGGTCGATTTCTTTAACCCGTCACTGCCATACATGATGACGGATCTGCACGCGAGCCAGACGGAGATCAAAAGCCTAATCGTCGTCTACATGCTGGTGCTCGGCGTCGCGCAGTTTTTCTATGGCTCGTTCAGCGACCACTTCGGTCGGCGGCCGGCCGTCATTTTATCGTTCGGGGTCGCCGCGCTCGGCCTCGCAGTTTCCGCGTACGTGCACAACATCACAGCGCTTTACGTGGCGCGCGCGCTAACCGCGTTCGGCACGGCCGGCTGCACCGTAATCTCGCGCGCGGTGATCGTTGACATAATCTTCGACGAGCAGGCGATCAAGAAGGCGTTTTCATACTTCGCGATGGCCAG from Pandoraea vervacti encodes:
- a CDS encoding thiamine pyrophosphate-binding protein; protein product: MNLARYILRALHQEGIDYFFMVPGKLINPFMSCYARDYCEAIQPVVAAFEGGAAMMADGYARASGRFGVAIMLDGPGVANAVGALANAFADGYPVLLLAGQIPQHYEMMGALQDSTQSGLNLAAVLAPLTRHSFHVRHVENGSRYLREVVKGMYAPDAAPAYLAIAKDVLLQEPVDTYRPIGETLKRPHIADVEAICAFVDMLEPDSRIAILAGGRANRPVVTTKLIALSERDQIPVAATVSSKGVFPETHPHYLGVYGYSGHRRALDTLLGDPPDVLILLGFDTTQWTTLVWERGIKPAKYLLQVGTKPSDLDFILQADGAIVADEEVFLDTLLQSNALAPMRQAGVLYIERSGKSPLFYDYDAVDDDKLHPADAITAIHAQFSERICVVDSGNHRSFATHYWLSPRAQCFFSANTICSMGWAIPASIGIHLARREPCVVITGDGCMLMHGTEIQTAVRYHADIVYIVFNNAYYGATYFNNRNNIAEMSQLPTHDWVKFAEAFGARAKRVSTLHELQKTLDEIRDQPGPFVIDLICSHLPDTPASEYKTRVRHAEVL